In one Nicotiana sylvestris chromosome 8, ASM39365v2, whole genome shotgun sequence genomic region, the following are encoded:
- the LOC104217997 gene encoding uncharacterized protein yields the protein MSSPKPTVPSVPKGRSTRSRVKQSEVELQKALEESKKKKKEKGKAKVVESSEVGEEEEEEMELVHPERETTVEVPTPKPKRAKSSSKKSSSKPVSAEPSLAKRTRSAVKGKQVKITKEEEEWSGEEEEEESEKEQDRFAIFGRRNFLKGRLLRDLDEPGMRRLVDALAAQGWKDMVPEMDGRLTRKELIEFMANTTVKNGVVTSLVKGVRVQIDALKLGKILDIPSERYDDYTGQRWPCLDSLPTALQITRNFCDVATAEDMPEARFVQKSEMRPEHKVLFEFVNKCLLPRQERRYTANYMDLVLIECLVRGMQINWPAFIVKLLDRVINGSKAHATPYGFILTTVLDRLNVPLMKWEMASCKEHFGVKTLLACDYLVNATPVEPGSSLKTPVNSKVRALVQECGSKDAEIARLQAHVAELETKRDDLRTELAKEKEKSDGMLQNMLNLLQTQPSSSSKP from the coding sequence atgtcaTCCCCAAAACCTACTGTACCTTCAGTACCTAAGGGAAGATCTACTAGAAGCAGGGTCAAACAAAGTGAAGTTGAGTTACAGAAAGCTCTGGAAGAaagcaagaagaaaaagaaggagaagGGAAAAGCAAAGGTTGTGGAGAGTTCTGaggttggagaagaagaagaagaggagatggaactggtccatccaGAAAGGGAAACAACTGTGGAAGTTCCTACACCCAAACCAAAAAGGGCCAAGTCTTCTTCTAAGAAGTCTTCCTCTAAACCTGTATCTGCTGAACCTTCTTTAGCCAAAAGAACCAGATCTGCAGTGAAAGGTAAGCAGGTAAAAATTActaaggaagaagaagaatggagtggagaagaagaagaagaggaatctgAAAAGGAACAAGATAGGTTTGCCATCTTTGGTAGAAGAAATTTTTTGAAAGGAAGACTGTTGAGAGACCTGGATGAGCCAGGAATGAGAAGACTGGTGGATGCCCTAGCTGCACAaggttggaaggacatggtccctGAAATGGATGGAAGGCTGACTAGGAAAGAATTAATTgaatttatggccaataccaCAGTAAAGAATGGGGTAGTCACCAGTCTGGTGAAAGGAGTAAGGGTGCAGATTGATGCACTCAAATTGGGTAAGATTCTAGACATACCTAGTGAGAGGTATGATGATTATACAGGGCAAAGGTGGCCATGTCTAGATTCTCTCCCTACTGCTCTTCAAATCACTAGGAATTTTTGTGATGTCGCAACTGCTGAAGATATGCCTGAAGCCAGGTTtgtgcagaaaagtgagatgaggcctGAGCACAAGGTCCTGTTTGAATTTGTTAACAAGTGCCTGCTGCCCAGACAGGAGAGGAGGTACACTGCCAACTACATGGACCTGGTTCTTATTGAGTGCCTTGTGAGAGGAATGCAGATCAATTGGCCTGCCTTTATTGTCAAATTACTGgacagggtcataaatggctccaaggctcatgccaCCCCATATGGGTTCATATTGACTACTGTTCTGGACAGGCTGAATGTGCCTTTGATGAAATGGGAGATGGCATCATGCAAGGAACACTTTGGCGTCAAGACTCTTCTGGCTTGTGACTATCTAGTCAATGCCACCCcagttgaacctggttcatctctgAAGACACCTGTGAACAGCAAGGTTAGGGCTTTGGTTCAAGAGTGTGGAtctaaggatgctgaaattgctaggctcCAGGCTCATGTAGCTGAACTGGAAACTAAAAGAGATGACCTTAGAACTGagctagcaaaagaaaaggagaagagtgaTGGGATGCTTCAGAATATGCTCAACCTTCTCCAAACCCAGccctctagttcctccaagccttaa